Genomic segment of Methanolobus mangrovi:
TTATGCAACATCATTCCCTGAAGACAAGCGCCTGACCTTATCAGTCTCAGTTCCGCCTTTGTTTGCAAAGACCAGGGACGACCCGCAGACATTACAGGCTCTTGAAGAGGTCATCTTCGATGCTGTAGAGTATAGTAAAGGCAACGTTATCCTCTTTTTCCAGAGTTCATTCGAGGCCAGAAGGTACTATAATAAACTGGAATCCAGAGTTGATGTGCCTGTTTTCCTTGATGAGGTAGGTGTTTCATCCCAGGAAATAAGGGAGGATTTCTTCAGGATGGGCGAGTCCGGTGGTAAAGCTGTACTTGTTTCTTATCTATGGGGCACACTCAGCGAAGGTATCGATTATCGTGACGGCAGGGGCAGGACGGTCATTATAGTAGGTGTGGGATATCCAGCCCTAAACGACAGAATGAACGCTGTGGAGTCGGCTTATGATCATACATTCGGCTATGGCGCAGGATGGGAATATGCAGTTCAGGTGCCAACTATCCGTAAGATACGCCAGGCAATGGGAAGAGTCGTGCGCTCTCCTGATGACTATGGTGTGAGGATACTTCTGGATGGGCGTTTTACCACAGATGCACCGAAAAAGTTTGGTAAATTCTCAGTGTTTGAGATATTCCCGCCTGAGGAAAGGGAAGAATTCATTGATGTGGAGCCACAGAAAGTAAAATATTCCCTTATGAATTTCTTCCAGGATAACGCATAGTGCCAATAATTTGTGCACTACGGTCCCATAGGTGCTACATGTTCCCGTTATATTAGTGGGCTACTTCTTTATATTCTGGTGACTCTTTTTTTATCAGTAAATAATATTAGTAATAAAAGTCCATTATTCTTAAAGGGGTTTTAGTATGGCACTTGAAGATCTTATGAAGGAAGTATCCGCAGAACTTGAAAGACTTGTGAGCACCAAGACCGTTGTCGGGGAAGCGATGGTTGTTGGAGATACCACCATTATTCCTGTCACCAAGGTTTCCTTTGGATTTGGAAGCGGTGGCGGCGAGGGCAAGAAGAAAGGTGAGGAAGAAGGTTTTGGCGGCGGCGGCGGTGCAGGCGCAAAGATAGAGCCTGTGGCATTCATAGTGATTTCCCCAGAAGGCACACGCCTGATGTCTGTATCCGGCCAGGCAGATTTCGGAAAATTACTGGAATCGGTTCCGGGACTTATCGACAAGATAAGGTCAATGAAGAAATCAAAGAAAGGCAACAGCTGTCAGGATGATTCAGAACCCTGTGAAGGGACAGATGAGTCTTCTGAAGACTGATCCCTTTATTTTTATTGATGGTCCTGCCGGGGAGCAGCTATGTTATCTGTTTTAGTGGTGATACTGCTTCTTATCATACTTGCTGTACTCTTAGTTCTGTTTGCAGCTATTGATATTGTTTTTGAGGCGAAGGGTTCCGGTACGGATATTGAACATGCGGTAACCGTACACTGGCTACTGTTTTCCAGGCTTGTTAGTCCGAAAGAAGACGATGATGAAGATATTCCAGAGGAAGTAAAGGATGCAGAGAAGTTTGTAACTGAGCATGTTACAAAACATTTTCAGAAACCAAAAAAGGAAAAAAAGAAAAAGAAAACAGATATGTCTTTTTCAGAGATGGTTCAGGCTTTCAGGCAACTGAGATCACCTGTGCTCCGGTTACTGAAGGGGATAATCCATTCCATCAGAATTCCTCATGCGAAGGTCAATGTAGCGTTTGGCTTTTCTGACCCTGCATATACCGGAATGGCATGTGGCTATGTATATGCGCTGAAAGGCTACCTGGCATGTCACTCCGAGAACCTGGTAATGCAACTGGAACCTGATTTTGTTGACAGCCGACTGGACCTTGATATGTCCGGAACTGTCAGGGTCCGGTTGTATCGTTTTATTTCTGTGATCCTGTTGTTTATTCTGAACTGGGAAGTGTTGCGTTTTTCATGGCACTTTTTGATTAAAAAGGATTCTAAAAAATCAAGTGTTAATCTTTAATAGTATGTGTCACTGATACTTCATGACATGATTACTATTAAGTCCCCATCAAGGCTCCATCTCACTCTTATTGATATGAATGCCCAACTTGGCAGAGTGGATGGTGGCGCCGGTATTTCTCTGGCATCACCCCATGTTTTGATATCTGCAGAGAAGTCAGATACTATTGAAGTGGTGGGTGACTCATTTCTTGCTGAAAGGATGCTGAATGCTGTTAAGCAGATACTTCCTGAAGGTGAGGGGATAAGTCTTAAGATCGAAGAGGATATGCTGGCTCATGTTGGTTTTGGTTCCGGAACACAGGCGGCTTTATCCGCGGCTGCTGCTGTGAACGAATTATATGATCTTGGCATGAGTGTAAGAGAGCTTGCTATTGCAGTGGGACGCGGCGGCACATCAGGAATTGGTGTAGCTTCATTTGAAATGGGTGGCTTCATTGTTGACGGTGGCCACAGGTTCATTGATAAAGGTTCATTTTCTCCATCATCTGCAAGCAGGGCAGACCCGGCTCCTGTGTTGTTCAGGCATGATTTCCCTGATTGGGATATAGTGCTTGCACTTCCTGATACCCTGGGAGCACACGATGCAAAAGAGGTCAATATATTCCAGCAGGAATGCCCGATTCCTATTAGTGAGGTGCAGGAATTGTCTCATATCATACTGATGAAGATGATGCCTGCTATTATTGAGAAGGATATCGAATCTTTTGGTTATTGCATTAATCACATACAGAATATTGGTTTTAAGAAGCGAGAGGTACAGCTTCAGCATCAGGTAGTGAGGGATGTGATGACACTGATGCAGGACAATGGTGCTTACGGCGCCGGTATGAGTTCATTTGGGCCGGCTGTTTTTGGTATAGTTGATAATAATGAGGATGCTGCCTATCTTCAGGAGGGTGTGCAGGAGCTTCTTGATAAAACAATAGGCGGCAGGGTTATAGTTACAAAGGCTAACAACACCGGTGCGGAAATAAGGAGGGTTTGATCTGGAATTCACTACTTGGTTTGGAAAGCTCAAGGTAAATGATGCCGGTGAGCTAGAGGATTGCAGTCTGTTTGATAAAGACCCTGAAAAGCTGTCCGGACTTGTTGTTGAGCTGCAGGAAAACGTGCAGTCTGTTCCGGTTCAAAGGCCGGATATCCGTGAGGTTGCTCTGGAGTCCGGTTTTGTCGAGCTTGACGAGGATTACGATATACTCCTGAGGGATGTGTGTATCAGGGCTGCAAAGAGCCAGATATCACAGACTGATACTGATGATTCAAGGATTATCCAGGCTGTTGAGGCGCTGGATGATATAGATAAGAATGTGAATGAACTCAGTGAGCGCCTTTTCGAGTGGTACGGAAGGTATTTCCCTGAGCTGGAAATGACAGGTGAGGAGCTTGCAAGATTCATTTCTGCCTATGGTTCACGGGCAAATGTGCCAGAGGAACATGTTTTGTCCGAAAAGGCATCAACTTCCATGGGTGCTGAACTTTCATTTATCGATGAGGAGCTTTTGAGAGCTCTTGCCAACAATATCTGCAGTCTGTATGATACCCGCAGGTATATCGAGAATTACATTAATACGAGCATGGGCTCGGTTGCACCGAACCTTTGCAATATCACAGGAGCATCTCTTGGTGCCCGTCTTATAAGCATGGCAGGAAGCCTGCAGAAACTTGCAGCTTTCCCGTCCAGCACGGTCCAGGTTATTGGTGCTAACAGGGCGCTTTTCAAGCATCTGCGCTCCCGGGCACCGTCCCCTAAACACGGTATTATTTTCAACAATCCGGCGATCAAGAATGCACCCTGGTGGCAGAGAGGAAAGCTTGCAAGGGCACTTGCTTCCAAGATAAGCCTGGCTGCAAGAACTGATTTCTATTCCGGTGAACTGGAGCCATCCATCAAGGAGGCCCTTGAAAAGAAACTGGAACACATAAGGAATGCCAACCCAAATCCACCAAAGAGGGAGCCAAAACCCCAGCCACAGGGCAAGGGCGGTAAAAGAACACACAGAGGCAAGAGGAAAGGAGGTAAGCGCTAATGTCAGTTAAAGAGTTATATCGCGGTATCTATGAACTGGATATCGGTGACAGGAAGGTGCTTGCAACTAAAAATATCATGCCCGGCCTGAGTGTTTACGGTGAGCGTCTCATTGTTGATGATGGTATCGAATACCGCCAGTGGGACCCCAGCAGAAGTAAACTTGGAGCCATGGTGCTCAAGAACTTCGAAAATCCGATAGAACCTGATTCCGCAGTCCTCTATCTTGGTGCTGCCTCAGGAACAACAGTAAGCCACGTTTCCGACATACTAACGGACGGTCTGGTCTACGCCGTGGAATTCTCCCCACGCACCATGCGTGACCTTATACAGCTCTGCGACCAGCGCCCGAACATAATCCCGATACTGGCTGACGCCAACAAACCCCAGTCCTATGCACATATCGTGGAAAAAGCGGACGTCATATTCCAGGACGTAGCCCAGCCCAACCAGGCTGAGATAGCAGCCATCAACTCAAAATACTTCCTAGAAGAACACGGCCACCTGATGCTCTCAATCAAGTCAAGAAGCATCGACACCGTAGCCAGCCCAAAAAAGGTATTCAAGGAAGAGGTTCGTAAACTTGAAAGCGACTTTGATATCGAGTTCGAGGTACTGCAAAGAAAAGAGCTTGACCCGTTCCACGAGGATCATTTGGGTTTGGTGGCACGGATGTTTGTGGATGATGAGGAATGAGTATTCTACTTTAAAAGACTCACTCCATTAATTTTTTAATTTCGTCAATTATTGCTCCAATATTGTGTTTTTTTGATTCATCAAGCAATTTGATAAGATTATCTTTTGCTGCCTTTGAGACCTCTCTTTTTCTCTTTTCAATTGCATGAATCTCTATGTTTTTTAATGCAAAAG
This window contains:
- a CDS encoding GerW family sporulation protein, which codes for MALEDLMKEVSAELERLVSTKTVVGEAMVVGDTTIIPVTKVSFGFGSGGGEGKKKGEEEGFGGGGGAGAKIEPVAFIVISPEGTRLMSVSGQADFGKLLESVPGLIDKIRSMKKSKKGNSCQDDSEPCEGTDESSED
- a CDS encoding DUF2953 domain-containing protein, which codes for MLSVLVVILLLIILAVLLVLFAAIDIVFEAKGSGTDIEHAVTVHWLLFSRLVSPKEDDDEDIPEEVKDAEKFVTEHVTKHFQKPKKEKKKKKTDMSFSEMVQAFRQLRSPVLRLLKGIIHSIRIPHAKVNVAFGFSDPAYTGMACGYVYALKGYLACHSENLVMQLEPDFVDSRLDLDMSGTVRVRLYRFISVILLFILNWEVLRFSWHFLIKKDSKKSSVNL
- a CDS encoding beta-ribofuranosylaminobenzene 5'-phosphate synthase, coding for MITIKSPSRLHLTLIDMNAQLGRVDGGAGISLASPHVLISAEKSDTIEVVGDSFLAERMLNAVKQILPEGEGISLKIEEDMLAHVGFGSGTQAALSAAAAVNELYDLGMSVRELAIAVGRGGTSGIGVASFEMGGFIVDGGHRFIDKGSFSPSSASRADPAPVLFRHDFPDWDIVLALPDTLGAHDAKEVNIFQQECPIPISEVQELSHIILMKMMPAIIEKDIESFGYCINHIQNIGFKKREVQLQHQVVRDVMTLMQDNGAYGAGMSSFGPAVFGIVDNNEDAAYLQEGVQELLDKTIGGRVIVTKANNTGAEIRRV
- a CDS encoding NOP5/NOP56 family protein, yielding MQSVPVQRPDIREVALESGFVELDEDYDILLRDVCIRAAKSQISQTDTDDSRIIQAVEALDDIDKNVNELSERLFEWYGRYFPELEMTGEELARFISAYGSRANVPEEHVLSEKASTSMGAELSFIDEELLRALANNICSLYDTRRYIENYINTSMGSVAPNLCNITGASLGARLISMAGSLQKLAAFPSSTVQVIGANRALFKHLRSRAPSPKHGIIFNNPAIKNAPWWQRGKLARALASKISLAARTDFYSGELEPSIKEALEKKLEHIRNANPNPPKREPKPQPQGKGGKRTHRGKRKGGKR
- a CDS encoding fibrillarin-like rRNA/tRNA 2'-O-methyltransferase, coding for MSVKELYRGIYELDIGDRKVLATKNIMPGLSVYGERLIVDDGIEYRQWDPSRSKLGAMVLKNFENPIEPDSAVLYLGAASGTTVSHVSDILTDGLVYAVEFSPRTMRDLIQLCDQRPNIIPILADANKPQSYAHIVEKADVIFQDVAQPNQAEIAAINSKYFLEEHGHLMLSIKSRSIDTVASPKKVFKEEVRKLESDFDIEFEVLQRKELDPFHEDHLGLVARMFVDDEE